GAGCGCTAATTTGGTgattacaaaatgttttcttttgttggtgttttacGGCGATTGCATTGgatgaattcatttgaatttgcaTTCTCGTGTCCCGCAGATGTGCGTGAGCTGGAGCCCCCCCACGTCGAGGGggatgaggaggaggcggcggcggcgctacCGGACGACCAGGACAAGGACGACCTCAGCAAGCTGACGGTGACGTGCGTCATCGTCAAGAGCGAAGACGAAGACCAAAGCGAAAGTGAGGAGAAGTCGGCGGCGGGCAGCGATGCGGACCAGGAAGGTGCCGGCAAACTCTTTCAATGTCCTCGATGCaacaaaacctacaacagtAAGAGCCATTTGAAAAGACACGCCAGGAGTCACGCGGCGGCCGACGTCGCCGAGCCGGAGCCGGAGCCGGTCCCTCGGGCCGAGCCTTCGACGCCAGCTCAACAGGAGCCCGATTACTCGTGTTCCGTGTGCAATGTGACCTTCAAGTTTCACTCCACCTTCTTGGGCCACATGAAGAAGCACAAGGGCGACAAGTCGTTCACCTGCGGCGTGTGCAACAATGCCTTCCGCTTTCAGTCCACCTTCGTCAACCACATGAGGTCgcacacgggcgagaagccCTTCGCCTGTCAGCTGTGCAACGTCCACTTCAGCGCGCACTCGTCGCTCTTGAGGCACATGCGCCTTCACACGGGCGAGAAGCGCTTCACGTGCTCCTTCTGCGACAAAAAGTTCCCCAGGAACGCCAGTTTGGTGGAGCACATGAGGatccacactggcgagaaaccGCTCTCCTGTCCCGTTTGCCACATGAACTTCCGGTTTCATTCCAAGCTCGTCAAGCATATGAGAAGTCACAAGGGAGACGACCAACCTTTCCACTGTCGCGCGTGTGGCGACAAGTTCACTTCCAAGCTCCAGCTGGACAAACACGCGTGTGCTGTCGGTCAGAGCGGCGCTGGCGGTGCTCAAACTCAGTCCGATGTGTTGATTTAACCATCAAAACACATTGGTTGTTGTGctggctgtgttttttttttgttttgtgtgttaggGCACGGtgattgcccttcaaacatctgccaaaacaatcgtTGAATTGGGCTAAATAgctgattattttccccttcaaACGCTATAATCGAAGAAAAcggaagtttccgacgctgtgaaagtaccctgaatgcaccattttgcttgtgtagcatttgcaactagcaagtgtgtagcgcaTGATATTCTCTAGTCCCAAAgcatcctttaagctgtttactGACGCCCAGTTGTCGTTAACTGTGAAACTAAACACGCGACCATAAGAATAACATCcactgtacatttaaatacaaaacatgcttcgttttttaaaacatcgctaaaagtcaagggaggatcccattcatgGTAACCAGAAATTAGCATCGAttttgggagtgtttttccctcaaataacaaatattcacacacacatgctgtgtgaacacaaacacacttcaTAAAGGttcaaattcttcccaatgtgtcaataattagttatttaaatagaaataaatcatAACTTCTGTActcaatataaatattttttgaaataatcGGCAGATTGATCGGTAAACGGTATTTTATTCCTGACAAAAATCatcatcggcctaaaaaaaatgcatatcagtTGGGCcctaatgtgtttgtgtgtgacgtTTCACATTGTGATCAATTTCAAGTTATCTCATTAAAACATTGGTGCAGAGAAACAAAATAATTCCTTCAGTCAGGTGACCGGTGGAGGCCGTACGTCTTGTCTTTTGAAATCTTTTTCAACAATTGACTCTGATGTTGACTAACAACCAGATATTTAATTTTCGCTTTTTTCCAAATTCTGTTTCAATTCGTTTTTAGAGCCTGTTTACCCATTTTGGAGGTTTCaataatgcttcattttagttcgaGATGGGCAAGTAGTGGTATCGGGCTGTCACCtggtcttatttcaaggtatcggttgTTGTACGATCACGAACTAAAGGCATGCGCGTCTGACAgatgtacaaccacatattttgactgttatttatataataaaattaatcgTGTTGTACATAAAATAggtattttatgaacaaatggttaaaaaaagaaaattcatttcatgccattttaaggaaaattctACATTGGGacatattctttattttattgatattttaagttatttttggtCGTGAACAGAGACGTAGCTTGCCATTAGGCAAACCAGGCAAATGCTTGGGGCCCCCTCGTCAGAGGGCCAACAGATTTCACACAAAGCGCACATCTTACTCTTTCACATTAGGAGTGCCGAGGTGCAATGACAATCGAGCGTCTCAAATTCCCTAAAGCGAGCCAAGCTGGCCCCTCCCTCACTTGTTGCTCAATGTGCTTTTCCAGTTTACCAAATGTACTTTGATCGTTATGGAAAGTATTGTTTATGCTTTGACGTCAGCTGGTTTTGTTAATGTCAAAATTTCCGAGTGTTTGCTTGATATTCACATAAAACCTATTTTGCAAAACAAAGGCTCTCTGCGATTACGAGTTCAGTCTTTCATGATATGACATAAAATGAAAGAATTCTGTCTAGACATGCTTGAAACGACAGATACAGCCTCATCCAATTTAGAACATCCAAGAAAATACCAATGTCTCAGTTGGCGTATTTTTAGcacttgttttaaaaacaaaaaaataactagaGCCAGTTtggcaaaaacataaaaataaataaattatttttcaaattcagtgACATCAAAATTTCCTAAAATTTATTCTTGGCcccaaaatgtgtgttgaccagTAAAGTAATCAATACTTCTGTCTAACGCGTTATTATCAAACTGACCGTTAAGTGGTAGCAATGAGCCAAAACGCGCCAAACGCCCTTTGAAATAGCCAACGAAGAAGAAGGAACACGGCGAAGTAGTCCCCGAATTAGCCGCACGCCACTAAACGCGAGCTAACTTGACCGTAAaaatcactttttcttttcctttgttACTTTTGTGTGGTACTTTATTCGTTTTGGATCCCCGTCTTGTTAACCCAAGCGAGACGAAACATTCCAGCTTGTTGCCAGCTCGTCTCTTGTAGGCACTTTGAAGCGACTCCCGCTAGCTTGCTAGCCCGCTAGCTGCGAACAAAGAGCAGCGGACGTTAGCAGCGCATGCTAAGCGAGCGCACACACGAGCCGTGAGTGCAAAAGTCTTTTTGCTTGTCTTCTTGTTATTATCGCGTGAAAATGTGTAAAGTGAAACTGCTGAGAGCTCTGGTCAACCAGCGGCTCAATGCGGCCGTGGAGGAAATCTTCGTCGTGTTAGAGAAAACCATAACAGAGTACGAGAACGAACTTTCTCGAACCAAAGAGGAGAACCTGCGACAACGGCGACTTTTGGACGCGCTCATGGACTCGAGCACTGCAGGTTGGTTCACGGTCATCATAGCAAGACCTCAAGACAAATAGTCCTTCTTTTTGTAGTGGGAGAAAGGTTTGGTTCAGATGAGCATGTAGTCCAAATCCTGCTCGTCAATTTCCCTTGTGGATGAATaaagtgtctctctctctctccatctatCTGTCTCTCGCTCCACAGCTGACACTTTCTTTTTCCAGTTCTTTCTACTTTTCTGTCTGTCAGTCAATTTTACCGCCTTTCTCTTTGAGGCTATATTTTGTTATGCCTATCATCAAGTTTATCTTAAGGGCCTTAATCACTAACGATTCTCAAAGGGCTTGACAAAATTGACAAAGGTTAGTGACATCCCCTGATCAAAACTCCCCGGCTGGGCACGGAGAACTTTACCTTACGAACTAAAAATACACGAaactcctctcgctgttcaacaaggaaacggtgagttatcctgtgagaacagaattaattgcagcagcCATTTGTCcatgttatgtttgtttatttgcccCGCTGGCTTCCTTGTTTCATCACaaaatgtcgctctgtgattggtccgaaccaatcagtggaaatcaatgggagcggtacaagatgtattcttgaGAGTTTgtcaactcacaaataccgccaGAATTCATATTGCGAGAGAAGGTTCGGGAACGCCCCTTCTAGGATGACCAGGCAGGTCCAACAATTTTACCGCAAACTAAAACAGCAGGAGAGTCCGTTTTATGAGATGAAGCGGTGCAGAAAAAAACTCCTTCGGGAAAGCGGTTCTTCCTCTGGACCTGACCCGGGAGGTCCATGCAGAATTTTGCGTAGCAGCACCTCTAGGGAAGCGATCCACCTCAGATCTTGACCCGGGTGGTCGGCACAGAATCCAGACAAATTCATCCACCAAGCGCAGACAAGACCGTAAAACCGGCCGACTTGTCGTTTAACTGAATGcaagagtaggaaaaaaaagtcttgagaCAAGATTGAAACATTTCTATTAAAGCTCTTAACATCTCAATTTCTTGTATCTATTGCTTTCTCTTTGCCTGTATTTTCTATCTCTATCAAACTTTTTCAAATTTATGAGCAGAAAGCAGAGATGAACAAAATCAGGTTTTCgtaatatgtaatatatttgGTTATATTTTTGAATTAAGGGTAAGGTTCAGCAACAggttgattttctttttaagataTAAATGTCAATGCATGGTAAAATCTATTGCACAAGCTTTTGTAGGTCAAacttaaaaatgaagaaaaaaaaaacctggtgtgctaaagagaaaaaaaaagtaaatacgtTGAGATGCATAAAACCAACTCTGATTTGCGTTTGCTGTTGAATCGGTGAAAATGTCCATCATTTTAATCTTTATCAGTTCATGTCATTCATGAACTTTTGGCGTTTATTTGAAATGAGCCGAATTCGTGGTTGTAGTTTACTTTATAATGCAATACTGaacgacttaaaaaaaaatatatatatatatgtatttcccATGACAAATACTccacatataaaaataaaagtaaccctcaaactaataaaaaaaacaaaaaaacttgaagCATTTTTGGAGAAACATTTTCTGTTTGAAAAACGTGAATAATTTTCTTGTCGTGTTCCCGCAGATGTCAGTCAAGATGACGTCACCCCCAAGCAGGAGGAGCAGCAGGAGTGGAGCtgcagggaggaggaggagcaagagGAGGAGCGGGAGCCGCGCCGGGCGAAAGAATGTCAAGCATGGAGTCCGCAGCGGGACGAGCACGAGGAGGCGCAGTGCAGCACGCCTCCTCCCGCAGCCGCCGTGCCGGTGAAGAGCGAAACGCAAGACCGAGCCCAGTGGGCGCAGCTCGCCCACGCGCCGGCCGCCGACAGGAAAGCGGGCGGCCCCTCGGCGCCGCCGTTCACGCCGCGCGGCTACCCCGCCGATCACGTGAGATTCGACGCCAAACACTTCAAATGTTCACTGTGCGACTCGGCCTTTTTCAAGATGTCCGACTTGCAGCGGCACATGATGATCCACTCGGGAGAAAAACCTTTCAGCTGCACCGTTTGTCCCAAGAGGTTCATCCGCAAGGCGCATCTGGTTTACCACATGAGGACACACACGGGCGAGAAGCCCTTCACGTGCTCCTTCTGCGGCAAACGCTTCTCCCTCAAAGGCAACCTGATGCGACACGCCAGGAAgcacacgggcgagaagccCTTCAAGTGCAACGAGTGCAACGCCGGCTTCAGCGTGCGGCCCGCCTTGATCCAGCACATGCGCACGCACTCGGGCGAGAAGCCTTTCAAGTGCTCCTACTGCGGCGAAGGCTTCGCTCAGCGGGGCCATCTGATCGGGCACACGCGCATCCACACGGGCGAGAAGCCCTTCACGTGCACCGTGTGCGGCAGGAAGTTCTCCATCAAGGGAGCGCTCAACGTGCACGCGCGGACCCACACGGGGGAAAAAGCCTTCAGCTGCGATTTGTGCCAGGGCAAATTCTCGCACAAGCATCAACTCAGCAAACACGCCTGCGCCACCGGCGAGGGCAGCAGCGCTCAGATGGATTTTGATGCCGAGACGCCGCCTAACTGAAAAATGCCAGCGGCGacgagattttttgggggggcgtgTACATAAATATTGTTCTATTCCAGATGTGAGTCCGACACTTTGTATTTCAGAGTCGAGTGGACCCGATACTAATAAACCACAGAAAACTGTTCAAGTAGGCTCATGTCATTCACTAGGTAGtcttggaggggaaaaaaacaaaaacccaataATGGTCCTAAATCTGGCCAACCTacaacttgggtcaatttgacccaactttctgggttgctttATACCACACaacactttttgtgtgtgcgtgtgcaaaacaacccaagtaTTGGCCAAGGTCAACGAAAGAAATAAAACttaaattcaaaaaactattttgttaacgaaatacaataaaaatgaaaatacttttaaaaagacGAAAACGAACTGaaactatattttatgtttacaaaactaaaactaattatagcaaaattcctttgttttagtctttggtaattaatttaatgcatgagccttttgaggatgatttaaaatgtgattttaagtagatttattttgaaattaaccgaaataaagacatttgaaagtgtgtcacacagaagtgatgtcatctagcagcagccaatagaaaagcaccttcagattaTGTCGCTCCCGTGGTGATTTTTAAGtagtacactttttttaaactaatactgaaattaactaaaactaagtatttattaaataactaaaactaacagaaccaccctgaaaactaattaaaactaaattaaaaactcaaaacgaaaataactcaaatgaaaattctAAAATTATAACAACCCTGGTATTGgcttattttatataaaaataacccCCAATTTTGCCCGTTAATAACCaagatttcttcttctttttttaaccaacaACACCCCAATTCAATCTCTGACTGAAGTGAAACTAGTTTCACCAATTAAAATTTTCTCAAAGGACTATATGCCAAGGGAGGgggcgggacttccgggttttcacacatcatctttgtttccgtttccggttatGACGTAATTGGCCTTGTCCCAATACTCGCACAAATAGTTTTATGTAGCCTTTTATACTGCAACGGGCGGGTGAAGTTACTGTAGGAGCGTTTGTTGCGCGGCGCGATGACGTGTGTGCAGTATTTGTCCACATTAGTTGTCATATGATTTATTGCATGAGGCTTTTTCAAGAGAGGTAATCAATGAAAGAAGACGAGCGTTTACATGTCACACTTTTGCCGAAAGTGCGTGGAGGTGGAAAGTCAGTATTGGGACGCGGCCAACAATAACTGgaaacattattgctgtgtgttttacggaagtccgtggcatctagtCAATTATTGTTGCGTTTGCAGTGCTTTCAGGCCAGACGGTGGCAGTAGTGCGACACGAATGCGAATGTTAGGAGCACGCAAAAGCAACATAGAAGAAGAAACAGGCGGAAATTAGTTACACGTCGCTTAGCAGGTTggttcgatttaaaaaaataaataaaaaatgtttacatcgTTAGGTGGCAAAACGTTGTTCGTTTGGTACGCAGACTGTGTGGCTCATTCGACTTTGACTACAAAGTATCAGCACCGCCGCTGCGTTCGTTTCTGTGCACTTTTAAAGCTAACTTAGCTTGTTAGGGGCTAGCAGGCAGCTAGGCGTCCGTTAGGTGGGTTGTTATTATCGTGAGAAAATGTGTAGAGTGAAAATGTTGCGAGCTTTGGTCAACCAGCGGCTGAGTGCGGCTGTGGAGGAAATTTTCTTTGTGTTGGAGAGCACCATAGCGGAGTACGAGGAGGAACTTTGCCGAACCAAAGAGGAGAACCAACGACAGCGGCAGCTGCTGGACACGCTCATGGACTCGAGCACAACAGGTACTGCCGCATTCCAGGACATATTCCACGTCACGCCAACTTAAACTTGTTCTAGAAATGCGTCCAATTCCACAGTTTTTTACTTCAAAAccccccattcattcccaacaCGATTAAGCACtagacaaaaagcaaacaaaaaaacacgtttttaaaaattgtatttaatttaaatctTAAAGATCAATTTCACAGAAAAATGGTTGTGGTTGGGGAAGAGAGGGGGGTCCTGAAGAAATCCTGGTCTTCGTgggtcggagtcctgcaggtttgagatgtttctgtcctccaacgcacctgattctaaagattaaGATCGTTTCTCCTGCAAACCTTGCTtttgagctgattatatgaatcggGTGTCTTGAAAGATGGAAACatttaaaacctgcaggactccagcacCCAAACACCAGGTTTGGGGAAGCCTGTTTGTGATCagtttttgaggaaaaaaattataaagagTACAATTTCACAAAATGAAGAAATAGAATTAAGggtaatgaattaaaaacataagTTGATTAACTATGGTAATTATTAATTGAGAAGGATCAAATCTGAaaactttaatagttaactcatgtaATAGTTAACTAATAATAAactgaaaatgtttaattgtactTTAGggcatttaaacaaaaatgttaaatgtattattcaaatttattgcgccaatattttccctttgattgcaaatgaatattggcacaaaatatatattattatatcgATGAAATATGTTGTCTTGCAGACATGACCCAGGAAGATGTTCCCACTGaacagcagcaggaggaggagccaGATGGGCCCCCTTGTGTGAAAGAGGAGAAGGAAGAAGCGGCAATCGTAGGCGTCATCGTGAAAGGTGAAGATGATCCCAGTGAAAACGGCGGGACGAGAGTCTTCCCCCCGCGATGGGACAGCGAGGACACATCCACGTCGCCGTGTCCCGATGACGACCAAGCTCGCCGCTTGAAATGTCCTCAATGTGACAAAACATACGCCGACCAGACGCAATTGAGAAGACACGTGAGGTGTCACGGCGACAACGTGCACTGGTGCTGCTGCAACTGCCACAAAACCTTCGGCAGTAAGGCCGATTTGCAGAGACACACCCGCACGCATACCGGGGAAAAGCCCTTTGCGTGCTCCTTTTGCGCCAAAAGATTTTCCATTAAGGGCAACTTGATCGCGCACACCAAAACGCACACCGGCGAAAAAAGCTTCTCGTGCTCGGTGTGCCGCACACGCTTCGGCGTGCGCTCGGCCTTGATTCGACACATGAGGACGCACACAGGAGAGAAACCATTCTCCTGCTCCTTCTGCGGCGAAAGCTTCTCCCAGAAAGGGCACTTGATGAGACACACCAGGACGCACACGGGCGAGAAACCTTTCAGCTGCCACGCCTGCCACAAGAAGTTCTCTGAAAAATACAACGTCAAGAAACACAAGTGTGCCGCTCGCGCCACCGAACGGCACAAGGAAACCACGGCGCTCAATCAGTcttctgccctctagtggatgaGCACTTTGTTGTTATGCCTGTCACAGATCTTGAACAAAGATACAACATTTGTAGACATGTTTAACTATGCAAtcaaatggggtagatgccacggacttccgacttccgggttttacacatcagcgccctttccggccactgctggccgcgttccaacactggCACACTCGCACCCCTGCGACTCCACTCATCAAcaggagggcgtctcggcttatctgaaatgcttccgacactgagacagacactacacttgcaatgtattatttcaaaaatgaaattaaacaatTGTAGTATACCaaaatagtttttcaaattaaacttgtagaaaccattcataataataatgcatcggatttatatagcgcttttctatctaatcagatactcaaagacacttttaCAATGGAACGGATGCATCCTccatgcgctcacacattcacactgtggtgacGTTAAGTTACTTAAGAAGCCACAGCTGACCCGGGGaaggcaggctgacggaaggctgccagtgtgcgcctacggcccctcccaccaccaccaaacattcgcaccttccatacaccagagTGAGTAGCAACACATAAGTGtgtcaagtgccttgcccaaagaCACAACGACACACGActcggggagagcggggatcgaacagccgaccttccgGTTACTGGGCGAtagtctctacaccctgagccacaaaACCAAAAGATTAACAATGACACAATAAATGCTGTTCTAattaaattttgaaaatgtcatttctaaTACAGAAGACATTTAGAGGAAGGAACTCCAATTTAATTTGCAGAACACTATATTGTGTTGTTTAGctagtttaattttatttagtaaAGTATATTCAAGTAAAACTCAGAACAATAACACAATTATCGTTtgatttcatttgaattataATTTACAATCAAATCTAACTAGAACAAGATATATCGTATCATTTAGTTGAATTATAATTGATTGTATTGCAGTAAATGAGAatgtaacaatttcaacttCTATTGTGTTGTTTTACAAGTTTAAGTTAATTAACCAATAGATAATTAATCAACTATCTGAATTTCTTATATTGTGATATAAtacatacaatttttaatcatttttattgtgttgtGAGTAGTTAGAGTTTAagttaatataataaaaataaattgccacaaaatgaatgagatgtttaaattattttgtaattattcgctacaattattttatttatgatattATTCCTCAtgattatttaattcaacattagTATATATttagtcattgttttgttttttacgaaTGTTTTCGTATGTCTATTTTTGTGGCTAGATGTCTTGCTCTTGTGACGTCACTGAGCCCTTTCGTCCAATCGAGTCGAGCGAAATCGAAATATGCGGAAGTTAGCAAGTAAACGTCGGCTGATCAGGGGAAGAAAGTGAGCGAAAAGTCCGACGAATTTCCTAGCGTCCGCTCGTCCCCgcgtttgttttttatttacaatacttGACGTTTGTGTCACTCTTCGTCTCAGCCCACTTGAAAGCTTCTCcggttagcttagcatgttCGCTTGGAACAAAGAGCGGCGGAAGTTAGCAACAAGCTAAAGTCGAGAAGCGCCAGGTGAGTAACGACTAGTGTAAGCCTCAAGTAGATTTTCTTTTCCTCAAAGCGATTAATTCCCGTTGCTGTGGAAGTCGTTGGAATGTTTagaacaggggtggccaagttgggtcctcgagagccactatccagcctgttttccatgtttctctccactaacacaccttattcatgatcaggatcgtaatcaggcttctgcaaagcttgctgatgagctaatcattagattcagctgcgttgaaggagggagacatggaaaacaggctggataggggctctcgaggacccagtTTGGCCACCGCTGGTTTAAAATGAGAGAAAGGGTTTAGCGCATTCAGCGGCCTGTGTCGGGGCACCAGCGACGTCACTTCCGCTTATGCCGCGGCATCAGCAActgcctttttcttttcctcttgaCTTCTCGGGAGATGTCGCGACTCCATTCAACTTGGTGCCGCTGCCATGACTCATTCCACGGCATCGTGTGCGTTTATAAACGGATTAATTTTTGTTCATATGTGTTTACAAActgcgtgtttgtttgtttttgtcaatttacTTATTTTCACGGACTTTGCCGGGGGGGGCACACAGTCAGCCCCGTAATCGGGCTAATAGACACATTTGATTGCTGGCTTTTAGCTTGACACGAATGTCGACATTGGTCTGGTATGTGATAGTGTTTACTTTTGGAATCTTATTAATTTAGTGTttactattttttgttttttttattccatgtaGGCTACAGCAGTTTTCATgcagcgattttttttttaaataaagttgagttgagataTTCTGTTTACATTATTAATTTGTTCAACACAaagtgcattattttttttaattattattttttttactcgttcTCATTTACTTCAAGCTTACTCatcaacactttttatttttatttttttacaaacaataatacaaaacagTATAACAGCCAGGGGGAGACAAATACACAGACAGTTTTTGTGGAAATGAAAACGAAGACTtggaacatcttttttttttctctcttgtaATATAATTCAGAGGTTTTGGAAAGATTTTCAAGGTTGGTTGCAACACAAGTGTATTCAATGTGCTGTCCTATCAATGAAAGAGATACAATTTGGAATGAACATTAACAATaggaaaatttaattttgtgtCAATGTTTTGTGATGGGTAAGCAgtttattcacacaaaaaaaaaaaaatcctaatataGCTCACTGGAAGAATGATGAATGATCTTTAAGGTTTATGGATCAGAAAAATTCCCGtgcttttgaatttttttgaatgagtttgatttaattaaaaatatttgtgggatccttttctttttgacattttgtaacAATGCTCCTTGTTCGGTGTTTGTTTGCCCTTTTGGGGGgtctgtgtatgtatatatatttctttaagtTTTATGTAATTGACTTGATTGTAACATTATGCGGtgcttcatttgtttgttttgtatttgaggtgtgttgaataaaaa
This portion of the Vanacampus margaritifer isolate UIUO_Vmar chromosome 4, RoL_Vmar_1.0, whole genome shotgun sequence genome encodes:
- the LOC144050216 gene encoding uncharacterized protein LOC144050216 is translated as MLKVQMLRALVNERLSSVVEEIFAVLERTMADYEEELRRTKEENQRQRQLLDAVFKPHVDANASDVRELEPPHVEGDEEEAAAALPDDQDKDDLSKLTVTCVIVKSEDEDQSESEEKSAAGSDADQEGAGKLFQCPRCNKTYNSKSHLKRHARSHAAADVAEPEPEPVPRAEPSTPAQQEPDYSCSVCNVTFKFHSTFLGHMKKHKGDKSFTCGVCNNAFRFQSTFVNHMRSHTGEKPFACQLCNVHFSAHSSLLRHMRLHTGEKRFTCSFCDKKFPRNASLVEHMRIHTGEKPLSCPVCHMNFRFHSKLVKHMRSHKGDDQPFHCRACGDKFTSKLQLDKHACAVGQSGAGGAQTQSDVLI
- the LOC144050224 gene encoding uncharacterized protein LOC144050224 isoform X1, coding for MCRVKMLRALVNQRLSAAVEEIFFVLESTIAEYEEELCRTKEENQRQRQLLDTLMDSSTTDMTQEDVPTEQQQEEEPDGPPCVKEEKEEAAIVGVIVKGEDDPSENGGTRVFPPRWDSEDTSTSPCPDDDQARRLKCPQCDKTYADQTQLRRHVRCHGDNVHWCCCNCHKTFGSKADLQRHTRTHTGEKPFACSFCAKRFSIKGNLIAHTKTHTGEKSFSCSVCRTRFGVRSALIRHMRTHTGEKPFSCSFCGESFSQKGHLMRHTRTHTGEKPFSCHACHKKFSEKYNVKKHKCAARATERHKETTALNQSSAL
- the LOC144050224 gene encoding uncharacterized protein LOC144050224 isoform X2; protein product: MDSSTTDMTQEDVPTEQQQEEEPDGPPCVKEEKEEAAIVGVIVKGEDDPSENGGTRVFPPRWDSEDTSTSPCPDDDQARRLKCPQCDKTYADQTQLRRHVRCHGDNVHWCCCNCHKTFGSKADLQRHTRTHTGEKPFACSFCAKRFSIKGNLIAHTKTHTGEKSFSCSVCRTRFGVRSALIRHMRTHTGEKPFSCSFCGESFSQKGHLMRHTRTHTGEKPFSCHACHKKFSEKYNVKKHKCAARATERHKETTALNQSSAL
- the LOC144050214 gene encoding uncharacterized protein LOC144050214, with the protein product MCKVKLLRALVNQRLNAAVEEIFVVLEKTITEYENELSRTKEENLRQRRLLDALMDSSTADVSQDDVTPKQEEQQEWSCREEEEQEEEREPRRAKECQAWSPQRDEHEEAQCSTPPPAAAVPVKSETQDRAQWAQLAHAPAADRKAGGPSAPPFTPRGYPADHVRFDAKHFKCSLCDSAFFKMSDLQRHMMIHSGEKPFSCTVCPKRFIRKAHLVYHMRTHTGEKPFTCSFCGKRFSLKGNLMRHARKHTGEKPFKCNECNAGFSVRPALIQHMRTHSGEKPFKCSYCGEGFAQRGHLIGHTRIHTGEKPFTCTVCGRKFSIKGALNVHARTHTGEKAFSCDLCQGKFSHKHQLSKHACATGEGSSAQMDFDAETPPN